The segment ACGTTCGTTGAGCACGATCGCATCCTCGTAGTTGTACCCCTTCCAAGGCATGTAAGCGGCCAAAATGTTGCGGCCGAGTGCTAACTCACCATCTTGTGTGGAGAAGCCCTCGGAGAGTATTTGTCCCTTGACGACTCGGTCTCCCTTGCGACAGATGGGGCTTAGATCTATCGTTGTAGACTGATTGGTCTTACGATACTTGGGAAGACTATATGTAACCTCTGAGGGCTCGAAGCTGACAAGCTCCTCCTCCTCTGTGCGGTCATAGTCGACCACGATCTTGGTGGCGTCGACATAAACGACTACGCCATCGCCCGCAGCCTCGATCTGAGTACGAGAGTCTGAGACTAGTCTGCGCTCGATGCCCGTGCCTACGATAGGAGCCTCGGGTGTTAGTAGAGGTACAGCCTGACGCATCATGTTAGATCCCATGAGAGCACGGTTTGCATCATCGTGCTCGAGGAATGGAATGAGCGAAGCTGCAATCGAAGCGATCTGCGTCGGAGAGACGTCCATCAGATCTACCTCCTCAGGCTCCACCACGGGGAAGTCTGCGCCATAGCGCGCCTTGACACGCGAGCGGATGAAGTGTCCATCATCGTCTAGAGGTGCGTTGCCCTGAGCCACTGTCTTGTCCTCCTCTTCCTCAGCGGTAAAGTAGGCTAGCTTGGAGTCTTCAAAGTCTACAGTACCATCCTTGACATTACGATAAGGAGTTGTGATGAATCCTAGTTCGTTGATCTTAGCGTAGACGCATAGCGAGGAGATAAGTCCAATGTTTGGACCCTCAGGCGTCTCGATAGGGCAGAGACGACCGTAATGGGTGTAATGTACGTCTCGCACCTCAAAGCCAGCACGATCTCGAGTCAGACCGCCTGGACCTAGTGCCGATAGACGGCGCTTATGCGTGATCTCAGAGAGTGGATTCTGCTGATCCATAAACTGTGAGAGCGCGTTGGTCCCAAAGAAGCTGTTGACAACCGATGCGATTGTCTTGGAGTTGACTAGATCGACGGGTGTGAAGACTTCACTGTCACGTACGTTCATACGCTCCTTGACCGTACGAGCCATACGACTCAGTCCTATACTAAACTGGTTGTATAGTTGCTCTCCGACGGTTCTGACACGACGATTCGATAGGTGATCGATATCATCGACTGGAGCCTTACCATTGACGAGCTTGATCAAGTGACGTATGATCGCAACGATATCCTCAGCTGTGAGGATCTTGACGTCGGGATCTATGTCTAGTCCTAGCTTGCTATTGATCTTGTAGCGCCCTACATCGCCTAGATCATAACGCTTCTCTGAGAAAAAGATGTTGTTGAAGATCTCCTTAGCACTCTGATCATCGGGTGGAGTAGAGTTGCGCAGGAGGTTATAGATGAAATTGTAGGCAGCTTGCTCAGAATTGGCTGAGTCACGCTTGAGCGTGTTGAAGATGATCGAGTAGTCCATGACCTCTTGGTCTGTAGACTCTTGATCGGATGTGGCTAAGTCACGACGTAGCAGGATGGTCTCGATACCATTCTCTAGGATGACCTGAGCGTTGTCTTCGTCTAGGATAGCATTTTGCTCTACGAGCGTGTTGTATCGGGCGAAGGTCTCAGTCTCTCCTGTCTCCTCCTCGCTCTCCTCATCGTAGTACTTTAGTATGACTGAGGCAGCTAGCTGTCGCCCATAGTTCGCTTGTAGTGACTCTAGCGTGACAGGGATCTCCTCAGCGATGCCAAAGAGATCAAGGATGTCTTTGTCTGTCTCATAGCCGATGGCACGTAGGAGGGTCGTGATGGGGAGCTTCTTCTTACGGTCGATGTAAGCGTATAGCTCGTTGTTCGTATCAGTAGCAAACTCAATCCAAGAACCCTTGAATGGGATGATACGAGCCGAGTATAGCCTCGTCCCGTTGTTATGTAGACTGGATCCAAAGAAGACGCCTGGTGAGCGGTGTAGCTGAGATACGACTACTCTCTCCGCACCATTGATGACAAACGTACCCGCAGGTGTCATATAGGGGATAGAGCCCAGGAAAACGTCCTGTACGGTAGACTCAAAGTCTTCGTGCTCGGGGTCTTCACAGGTGAGCTTGAGCTTAGCCCTCAAGGGGACACTATAGGTCAGACCACGGCGCAAGCACTCCTCTATCGAATACTTAGGAGGATCTACGAAGTAGTCTTCAAATAGGAGCTTGAAGTTGTTGCGAGTGTCTTCGATGGGGAAGTTCTCAGAGAAGACTTTAAATAATCCCTCTTTCTTTCTACTCTCGGCAGGAGTGTTGAGCTGAAAGAAGTCCTGAAAAGATTTGAGCTGCACCTCCAAGAAGTCAGGGTACTCCATTGGATGAGCAATAGATGCAAAGCTCTTTCTAGTATTAGTTGGTTTGGATGCCATCGTATGCTTCAGAGAGAAATGGTAAATGTAGGGGAGAGGAGCTGCTCTCATCGAGAGAGGCGGGGAGCAGGTGCTTACTGGGTGCAGTGAGCTACTACTCGAGAGATCGAGCTATGGGTGTCTAGCTCTAGAGACTTGTATCTAGGCCTATCTGACAATCCAAGACACCTCCTCAACGTATAGGAAGTGTCACGCAGCATTGTGACAACTTCATCTGTGAGTGGTGCCTCCAGAGAGCAAAAGATGCGAAAAGGCTAAGAACTCCCCCCATACGTATCAAGGGGGGAATCCTTAACCAATATGACCTGTGTCAGACAGGTGTCAAGCGGGTTTACTTTAGTTCAACCTCAGCACCAGCCTCCTCAAGTGCAGCCTTGAGAGCCTCAGCTGTAGCCTTGTCAACACCCTCCTTAACGTTCGTAGGCGCACCGTCGACTAGCTCCTTAGCCTCCTTGAGACCAAGACCTGCATGCTCCTTAACAGCCTTAACAACTGCAAGCTTAGCAGCACCAAAGCTCTTGAGTACAACGTCGAAAGAGGTCTTCTCCTCAGCCTCTGCTGCAGCACCAGCTGCAGGTCCAGCGACAGCGACAGCTGCAGCTGCTGGCTCGATACCGTACTCCTCCTTGAGGAGCTCCTTGAGCTCGCTTACTTCTTTTACTGTGAGATTAACAAGAGTCTCTGCAATAGCCTTTATATCTGCCATGTCTGTATTGATGTTATATTTGTTTCTGATTGAAGTGATTTCTTAGATGTTTATTGCCTCTCGGCTAGGGTATCTAAGACCCCATGGATAGTGCCAGCTGCTGAATCAAGCTGCCCGAGTACGCCCTGGATTGGGCCCTCCAGCATAGCTACAATGTCAGCAATGAGCTCCTCGCGACTCTTAATGTTGACCAGAGTCTCGAGTTGGTCAGCTCCGATGTAAAAGCCCTCCTGAACGTACGCAGCCTTTAGGTCGGGACGTCCGAGTTCCTTATTGTCAGAGCGGAAAGCTTTGATCGCTTTAGCAGGAGCATTAGCAACCTCTGAAAACATGACGGCCGTGTTACCCTTGAGAGACTCGTAGAGCTCTGCGTAATCGACAGAGTCGATTTCGCTGAGTGCACGACGCATCAGTGTGTTCTTGACTACGACCAGCTTGACGCCACTTTTGTTGCAAAGACGGCGTAGCTCGCTCGTCTTCTCAGCATTGAGCGCCTCGATATTAGTCAAGTAGAAGTTGGGGTAGCTCTCTATATAAGAGTGTAACTGCTCGATGACAGTTGACTTCGTTTCCTTTTTCATAGAATTGTGTTTCTTAGTTGGTGAGACGTTATTCTA is part of the Porphyromonas asaccharolytica DSM 20707 genome and harbors:
- the rplJ gene encoding 50S ribosomal protein L10 — protein: MKKETKSTVIEQLHSYIESYPNFYLTNIEALNAEKTSELRRLCNKSGVKLVVVKNTLMRRALSEIDSVDYAELYESLKGNTAVMFSEVANAPAKAIKAFRSDNKELGRPDLKAAYVQEGFYIGADQLETLVNIKSREELIADIVAMLEGPIQGVLGQLDSAAGTIHGVLDTLAERQ
- the rpoB gene encoding DNA-directed RNA polymerase subunit beta, encoding MRAAPLPYIYHFSLKHTMASKPTNTRKSFASIAHPMEYPDFLEVQLKSFQDFFQLNTPAESRKKEGLFKVFSENFPIEDTRNNFKLLFEDYFVDPPKYSIEECLRRGLTYSVPLRAKLKLTCEDPEHEDFESTVQDVFLGSIPYMTPAGTFVINGAERVVVSQLHRSPGVFFGSSLHNNGTRLYSARIIPFKGSWIEFATDTNNELYAYIDRKKKLPITTLLRAIGYETDKDILDLFGIAEEIPVTLESLQANYGRQLAASVILKYYDEESEEETGETETFARYNTLVEQNAILDEDNAQVILENGIETILLRRDLATSDQESTDQEVMDYSIIFNTLKRDSANSEQAAYNFIYNLLRNSTPPDDQSAKEIFNNIFFSEKRYDLGDVGRYKINSKLGLDIDPDVKILTAEDIVAIIRHLIKLVNGKAPVDDIDHLSNRRVRTVGEQLYNQFSIGLSRMARTVKERMNVRDSEVFTPVDLVNSKTIASVVNSFFGTNALSQFMDQQNPLSEITHKRRLSALGPGGLTRDRAGFEVRDVHYTHYGRLCPIETPEGPNIGLISSLCVYAKINELGFITTPYRNVKDGTVDFEDSKLAYFTAEEEEDKTVAQGNAPLDDDGHFIRSRVKARYGADFPVVEPEEVDLMDVSPTQIASIAASLIPFLEHDDANRALMGSNMMRQAVPLLTPEAPIVGTGIERRLVSDSRTQIEAAGDGVVVYVDATKIVVDYDRTEEEELVSFEPSEVTYSLPKYRKTNQSTTIDLSPICRKGDRVVKGQILSEGFSTQDGELALGRNILAAYMPWKGYNYEDAIVLNERVVSEDLFTSIHVDEYSLDVRETKRGMEEFTADIPNVSEEATKDLDANGIVRVGARIVPGDILVGKITPKGESDPTPEEKLLLAIFGDKAGDVKDASLKASPSLKGVVIDTKLYSRANRKGGISATRKITQRYEEELSKLQAALKEELVSKLQIILKKHKTTATDFVDYIGVVKVKAGTRISKSLLLELDYNDLRMSDWTNDEHTNELVKQTIANYIKKDKITIAEVNRRKLDETLGDELPSGIIQTAKILIAKKRKIQVGDKMAGRHGNKGIVSKIVRREDMPYLPDGTPVDICLNPLGVPSRMNLGQIFEAVLAWAGRKLGVKFATPIFDGATLDDLNAWTDKAGLPRGGQMKLYDGGTGEPFDQEATVGVTYFLKLGHMVDDKMHARSIGPYSLITQQPLGGKSNFGGQRFGEMEVWALEAFGAAHVLQEILTIKSDDVVGRSKAYEAIVRGDNMPTPGLPESLNVLLNELKGLALSVHIE
- the rplL gene encoding 50S ribosomal protein L7/L12: MADIKAIAETLVNLTVKEVSELKELLKEEYGIEPAAAAVAVAGPAAGAAAEAEEKTSFDVVLKSFGAAKLAVVKAVKEHAGLGLKEAKELVDGAPTNVKEGVDKATAEALKAALEEAGAEVELK